A stretch of the Diorhabda sublineata isolate icDioSubl1.1 chromosome 11, icDioSubl1.1, whole genome shotgun sequence genome encodes the following:
- the LOC130450542 gene encoding uncharacterized protein LOC130450542 yields the protein MWFYHYFITMVLLIIDTPVGCSNSTTDCADRDCLRCGSKGCVKCANLIVHPTRACVSECPFGHVQKWSTTVDYVGKVCRHNGNFLGLSNNAIAVLTGVLTGTILCVVLLACVVLYVKYRRKNFPSSSETSSEADDTPERKDFVKQLETLRPYAENYLDMLNDTRRQIRELHVEGDASAVSVYRPVVRDLAKILLLLNRPVDKLTAPDDWEHLFDWAEKALKRYKRMSETSHLQVAQLVDFLQGPVITTDMARDADSSRGSTTMSTFKPNQAFGSSLSLQDIAINNFTSNYDSKCHLPLNPQWKFEYSLVNNVPNSEFNPTSWKNSKEYLNNSLFLEDDFYQLGFRPQDEITTEL from the coding sequence aTTGTGCGGATCGAGACTGTTTGCGGTGCGGTTCGAAAGGATGCGTCAAATGCGCCAATTTAATCGTCCACCCGACGCGAGCGTGCGTCTCGGAATGCCCGTTCGGACACGTGCAAAAGTGGAGCACCACCGTAGACTACGTGGGAAAAGTGTGTCGCCACAACGGGAATTTCCTGGGATTGTCCAACAACGCCATCGCCGTCTTAACCGGCGTACTGACCGGTACAATCCTTTGCGTCGTACTCCTAGCGTGCGTCGTACTGTACGTaaaatacagaagaaaaaattttccttcTTCGAGCGAAACCAGCTCGGAAGCTGACGATACGCCGGAACGGAAGGATTTCGTCAAACAATTGGAAACTTTGAGGCCGTACGCGGAGAATTACTTGGATATGTTGAACGACACCAGGAGGCAGATAAGAGAATTGCACGTAGAAGGAGACGCGTCCGCTGTATCGGTGTACAGACCCGTAGTACGAGATTTAGCGAAGATCCTCCTGTTACTGAACAGACCCGTCGATAAATTGACCGCGCCCGACGATTGGGAGCACCTCTTCGATTGGGCTGAAAAGGCCTTGAAGAGGTACAAGAGAATGAGCGAAACGTCTCATTTACAAGTAGCGCAGCTGGTCGATTTTTTGCAGGGACCCGTCATAACCACCGATATGGCTAGAGATGCGGATAGTTCGCGTGGCAGTACCACTATGAGTACCTTCAAGCCGAACCAAGCGTTCGGATCTAGTTTAAGTTTGCAAGATATCgctattaataattttacgaGTAATTATGACTCTAAATGTCATTTACCTTTGAATCCTCAATGGAAATTCGAATATTCTTTGGTAAATAATGTGCCGAACTCCGAATTTAACCCCACTTCTTGGAAAAACAGtaaagaatatttgaataattctttatttttggaagACGACTTCTATCAACTCGGGTTTAGACCACAAGACGAAATAACGACTGAATTGTAa